The following is a genomic window from Rhodoferax sp. PAMC 29310.
TGCCAACAGCTGCCCGATTTCAACGCCCACGTTGAACGCGAGCAGGTTCGGCACGAGGCCGTCGGCGGAGATCTCGTACTCCAGGATCTTGGTTGCCAATCCGAAGCCGTGGAACAGGCCAAAGACCAAAGTCGCAACTTTGGTGTTGGGTTGAAAACCCAGCCAACGCTGGAAAGCGCCAAGGTTGTCCAACGCCTTGTAGACGACGGACAGGCCGATGATCGCGTCGATCAGGTAGCTGTTGATACCAACGTTGAAGTACACGCCTAGGATCATGGTCGTGGAATGACCCAACGCGAACAGGCTTACATAGATGCCAATGTGCTGGATGCGGTAGAGGAAGAAGATCACCCCGAAGAGGAACAGGATGTGGTCATACCCGGTCATCATGTGTTTGGCACCCAGGTACATGAAGGGCAAAAGGTTTACTCCTGAGATTTCCTGGATGTAGCCTTTGTCGCCAGCCGTGACGGCATGGGCGAAGACCTCATTGCTCCCAATGAGAAGACAAACGATGAGTGCTGAAAGAAATAGCAGACGGGTATGCCAGTTCGCCCATGGCGAACGTGGCAGCCTGTCGAGTACATGGCTGTGCATGAAGGATCCAATGGACTGAAAGAAGTGGTCACGCTACGAAATGCAGCGTGAAGGCTGTGACGAGAAGCGCCTTAGCCCATCGGTGGGCGATCCAGTCGGTAGGCTTGCCCCATCTCAATCCAGGGCCGCACCATGACTTCCCAGCTGGGGAGTTGCGGCGATGCAGCGCCCCAAGTAAGGGGCAGGTAATGGGCCATGTCGTGCGAATGATCCATCGCGTGGTGCGGATGTTCCCCACTGGCCCGCTCATCAGCTCCCGAAGCATCTACCTCTTGTACTGCATGCTCATGTCCGTGATTTTCTTCTGGAG
Proteins encoded in this region:
- a CDS encoding HupE/UreJ family protein codes for the protein MHSHVLDRLPRSPWANWHTRLLFLSALIVCLLIGSNEVFAHAVTAGDKGYIQEISGVNLLPFMYLGAKHMMTGYDHILFLFGVIFFLYRIQHIGIYVSLFALGHSTTMILGVYFNVGINSYLIDAIIGLSVVYKALDNLGAFQRWLGFQPNTKVATLVFGLFHGFGLATKILEYEISADGLVPNLLAFNVGVEIGQLLALAVILIGMSYWRRTPSFIKHAYTANVAMMSAGFILVGMQLTGYFVC